In Streptomyces thermolilacinus SPC6, a single genomic region encodes these proteins:
- the bldC gene encoding developmental transcriptional regulator BldC, translating to MTARTPDAEPLLTPAEVATMFRVDPKTVTRWAKAGKLTSIRTLGGHRRYREAEVRALLAGIPQQRSEA from the coding sequence ATGACCGCTCGCACCCCTGATGCTGAGCCGCTGCTGACCCCCGCTGAGGTTGCCACGATGTTCCGCGTGGACCCGAAGACGGTGACCCGCTGGGCGAAGGCCGGCAAGCTCACGTCCATCCGCACGCTGGGTGGACACCGCCGGTACCGCGAGGCAGAGGTCCGTGCGCTGCTCGCGGGTATTCCGCAGCAGCGCAGCGAGGCCTGA
- a CDS encoding chloramphenicol phosphotransferase CPT family protein has protein sequence MGVKQGAHAASGRGGLIVFLNGTSSSGKSSIARELLGVLDGPYFHLPVDAFHAMRSRREVPPEELPGVLRRTWAGFHRAVAGMAAAGNNVVVDHVLSEEWRLLDCLDLFDARDVVLVGVRCSPEELQRRERERGDRPAGLAARQLQRVHAHGLYDIECDTTTVSPLDCARRISAFLPRRPQPTAFQQLRTRLLPDR, from the coding sequence GTGGGGGTGAAGCAGGGCGCCCACGCCGCGTCCGGCCGTGGCGGCCTGATCGTCTTTCTGAACGGGACCTCCAGTTCGGGCAAGTCCAGCATCGCCAGGGAGCTGTTGGGGGTCCTGGACGGGCCCTACTTCCACCTGCCGGTGGACGCGTTCCACGCGATGCGCAGCCGCCGGGAGGTCCCTCCGGAGGAGCTGCCCGGCGTCCTGCGGCGCACCTGGGCGGGCTTTCACCGGGCGGTCGCCGGCATGGCCGCCGCGGGGAACAACGTCGTGGTCGACCACGTGCTGAGCGAGGAGTGGCGTCTGCTGGACTGCCTGGACCTCTTCGACGCCCGGGACGTCGTCCTCGTCGGCGTACGGTGCTCGCCGGAGGAGCTCCAGCGGCGTGAGCGGGAGCGCGGTGACCGCCCGGCCGGTCTCGCGGCCCGGCAGCTCCAGCGGGTCCACGCGCACGGCCTGTACGACATCGAGTGCGACACGACCACGGTGAGCCCGCTCGACTGCGCCCGGCGGATCAGCGCCTTCCTGCCGCGACGGCCGCAGCCGACCGCGTTTCAGCAGCTCCGCACCCGGCTGCTTCCCGACCGCTGA